The genomic region CTGCTCGGTCTCGTAGAGCCCCTCGGCGGCAGCCATCTTCATCGGCTGCACCTCGGTCATGATCTTGCCCTGGACGTCACCGGAGACCGTGACGGCCACGGACGCCGCGAGCAGCACCCAGGCCCCGGTGCGTGCCGCGCTGCGGTACATCCGGGCGTCCTGCCCCTCGTCCCGGCCCTGGCCGCGCACGAGGTGCCACACCGAGATCCCCACCACGAAGGCGGCGCCCGTCATGTACGCCGCCGCGACGGTGTGCGGGAAGGTCACGAGCTGCACCTTGTTGGTCAGCACCGCGACGAAGTCGGTCAGCTCGGCGCGTCCGGTCTCGGGGTTGAACGCGTAGCCGACCGGGTTCTGCATGAAGGAGTTGGCGGCCAGGATGAAGTAGGCCGAGAGCACGGTGCCGATGTGGACCAACCACATGGTCGCGGCGTGCAGCTTGGGGGGCAGCCGGTCCCAGCCGAAGATCCACAACCCGAGGAACGTCGACTCCAGGAAGAACGCCAGCAGCCCCTCGATGGCCAACGGTGCCCCGAAGACGTCACCGACGAAGCGCGAGTAGTCCGACCAGTTCATCCCGAACTGGAACTCCTGCACGATGCCGGTCACCAGGCCCAGGGCGAAGTTGATCAGGAAGAGCTTGCCGAAGAACTTCGTCAGTCGCAGCCACTGCTCGTTGCCGGTGCGCAACCACGCGGTCTCGTAGCCGGCCACCATGGCGGAGAGACCGATGGTGATCGGCACGAAGAGGAAGTGGTAGACGGTCGTGATGGCGAACTGCCAACGGGCAATGTCGAGGGTGTCGAGATCCACGACCTGATCCTCGGGCCCGCCGAGGCGCCGGGGCAGCGTCGTGGGTCCCCGACGATGGGGACCAAGGTCCCCATCCTTTCCGGCGCGGAAAGGGTCTGGAAATGACAGCAGCCCCACCGCGGTGCGGTGGGGCTGCTGAGAAGAATTGTCCGGCGGCGTCCTACTCTCCCACAACCTCTCGGTTGCAGTACCATCGGCGCTGAAAGGCTTAACTTCCGGGTTCGGGATGGGACCGGGTGTTTCCCTTTCGCTATGGCCGCCGTAACTCTTGCGGCACACACACCCAGGTTGATGTTCACTGGGTGGTGGTGTGTGCCAAGCCATTATTCACATGTGGATGTGTCATGTGTGGTGGTTTGTGTGTGTGGATTCGTGGACGCGAGCAGCTCACCTTGTAGGTTCAGCTGAGTGGTTGTGGGACAAGCCCTCGGCCTATTAGTACCGGTCGGCTAGGCATTGCTGCTGTACACCTCCGGCCTATCAACCCAGTGTTCTGCTGGGGGCCTTACCCGGTTGACCCGGTGGGAAACCTCATCTTGAAACGTGCTTCCCGCTTAGATGCATTCAGCGGTTATCACTTCCGAACGTAGCTAACCAGCCGTGCCCCTGGCGGGACAACTGGCACACCAGAGGTTCGTCCATCCCGGTCCTCTCGTACTAGGGACAGCCTTTCTCAAGTTTCCTGCGCGCGCGGCGGATAGGGACCGAACTGTCTCACGACGTTCTAAACCCAGCTCGCGTGCCGCTTTAATGGGCGAACAGCCCAACCCTTGGGACCTACTCCAGCCCCAGGATGCGACGAGCCGACATCGAGGTGCCAAACCATCCCGTCGATATGGACTCTTGGGGAAGATCAGCCTGTTATCCCCGGGGTACCTTTTATCCGTTGAGCGACGTCGCTTCCACATGCCGACGCCGGATCACTAGTTCCGACTTTCGTCCCTGCTCGACATGTCTGTCTCACAGTCAAGCTCCCTTGTGCACTTACACTCGCCACCTGATTGCCAACCAGGCTGAGGGAACCTTTGAGCGCCTCCGTTACTCTTTAGGAGGCAACCGCCCCAGTTAAACTACCCATCAGGCACTGTCCCT from Nocardioides salarius harbors:
- a CDS encoding cytochrome ubiquinol oxidase subunit I → MDLDTLDIARWQFAITTVYHFLFVPITIGLSAMVAGYETAWLRTGNEQWLRLTKFFGKLFLINFALGLVTGIVQEFQFGMNWSDYSRFVGDVFGAPLAIEGLLAFFLESTFLGLWIFGWDRLPPKLHAATMWLVHIGTVLSAYFILAANSFMQNPVGYAFNPETGRAELTDFVAVLTNKVQLVTFPHTVAAAYMTGAAFVVGISVWHLVRGQGRDEGQDARMYRSAARTGAWVLLAASVAVTVSGDVQGKIMTEVQPMKMAAAEGLYETEQPAAFSILTIGSLDGSEESFAIKVPGLLSWLGSGSLDAEVRGIDDLREEYVETYGQDPGEAYYSAGDYTPVIPLTYWSFRLMIGLGMAGAAGAVAVLWATRRGRRLRSSRWVWLGVALPLMPLFANSFGWIFTEMGRQPWVVFGLMTTERGVSPGVSPAEALTSLLVLTALYGVLAVVELKLLLHYIVRGADAFEAPTQRDDDQDPDRPLAFAY